From Pseudodesulfovibrio nedwellii:
GAAATGCGAACCTGTTCTCTGGGATTGGTGGATGGAACGAGATACGGCTCCGCTTGTACAGGGATATAGGGAGATTCCCAATATTTCAGTCGATTATGGTGTTGTCGAAAAGATTGACAATATTGCTGTGATCCGTGCCAATTTTGATTGGGACGACCTCGGTAGTTGGGAAGCCATGTATCGCCTTGGCGACAAGGATGAAGATGGGAATGTTATTCAGGGTGATGTTTTGGCCATGGATTGCAAAAAATCCTTGCTGATCAGTGAGGGGGGCAAGCTCGCGGTTGTCGGTGTTTCTGATATGATTATGATCCAGACTCGAGATGCCACTTTGACTTGTACAATGGAGCGGGTCCAAGCCGTGCGCGATGTCGTGGATACTCTCAAGGCCGAAGGGAGCCAGCTTGTTGAGAGCCATCCCACAGTGTATCGACCATGGGGTAATTATATCGTGCTGGAAGAAGGGTCCCATTACAAGATCAAACGCATTCAGGTGAATCCGGGGGCAAGGTTGAGTTCTCAGATGCATCATCACCGCAGTGAACATTGGGTTGTGGTGGATGGGACTGCGGAGGTTGAAGTGAACAATGAACCGCGTGTTCTGGTGGAAAATCAATCGGTTGACATCCCTAAAGCTTCTCAGCATCGCTTGGCCAATCCCGGCAAAGTGCCACTTAATATTATAGAAATTCAAAGCGGACCGTATCTGGAAGAGGATGATATAGTTCGGTTTGACGACGTTTACGGTAGGGTTAAGAAATAAATATATACAGAGGGCGTTGTTGTTTAGCCATTTGAATTATTTGTTTTTTTTAGTGCAAGGGAGATCGTGAAAATTTTCATATTCTCTTGACACGAAATCGATCCGTGCCGTATGGGAATATAGTTCAATTGGTGTGATTTTCACATTAACTTTAGAGTGATGGGGCGAGGTTATGGAGGAGAGAAAAGCATCGAAACGGTGTGGAGGGGCACTTCCCTTTATCATCGGCTTCCTGGCCACCTGTGTGTTGGGCTGGGCTGTAATCCCTGGTATGTTCTACGAAAAAGAAGAACAACCGATTTGGTTCAGCCATGCTATACACGTGGATGGTGAGGGAATGGATTGCGAAAGCTGCCACTATTTCCGGGATGATGGCTCTTATGCCGGTTTCCCGACCAACGAAGTATGTGCTGAATGTCATGCGGTTGATCCTGAAGAAGCAATGGAAGCCATTGCTGAAGAAGGCATCGACCCGACCGACTATGAAGCCATCATGAAAGCAGAATTGGATGCCATTGAGGACAATCTGGCTGCTTCGGATGATGACAAAAGACAAGCTGAACGTGAGTACGTGGTGAAGTATTTGATTCAGGGGAAAGAAGTTCCCTGGTTGAATTACCAAGACCAGCCGGACAACGTTTACTTCTCTCACAAGGCTCACGCTGAGCTGAGTGTTGCCGATTTGGCAGAGATGAAGAAAGAATTGTCTGATGTCGTTGACCCCGCAGTGTTTGAGGGCGAAGCCCCCGAACAGAACTGCAACCTGTGTCATGTAAAGGATATCAGCACTAACGATGTGCCTCCGGCTTTCGAGCGGAACATCCTTTCTGGCTACAGCAAGATGACCATGAAGATGTGGAAGTGCGAACGGTGTCACGCCCTTAAGGGTCAGCCGAACGCCTGCTACACCTGCCATAAGTAAAGGGGTACTGAGAATGAGCGTAGCACGCAGAGCTTTTATTCAGATGAGTGTGGGCGCCACCGTCGGTATCCTTTTTACACCGACGGTATGGAAAGCTCTTGATGATGTCTCCATCTGGACGCAGAACTGGCCCTGGATTCCCACGTTGAAATACGGGGAAGTCAAAGGGACGCCAACCGTGTCCAAGATGTGTGAATCCGGATGTGCCGTGAAGGTTCGCACCGTTGCCGGTGAAGCCTTCGGTGTTGAAGGAAACATGGAAAACCCGCTTTCCGGCGGTGGTGTCTGTCCTCTGTGCGCAAATGGCGTACAGGTTATGAACAGCCCGTCCCGGATCAAGGCTCCCATGTTGGATGGCGAAGAAATCTCCTGGGAAAAAGCCCAGGAAGTCGTGGCCGAGAAGTTGGAAGCCGCCGGCAGCAACGTTGCTGTCATTTCCGGCGACCAGACCGGCACCGTCAATGAGGTCTTCTCCGCGTTGCTGACTGACAAGGGCAGCGACGCATTTTATACCATGCCATGTGACATGCAGGCCGCCGATAAGGCTTGGTCCAGTCTCATGGGTGGGTCCGGTCAGGTCGGTTACGACCTGGAAAATGCGGATGTAGTCCTGCTGGCTGGTGCCGATGCCCTAGAATCCTGGGGTCCGACTGTCGCCAACCTTAAGGCTTTTGCTGCCAATGAGTCCGGTAAGTTCTATTTCGCCGGTCCTATGCAGACTAAAACCGCTTCCGTGACCGATAAATGGGTACCTGTCCCGGCTGAAGGCATGGCTGCTTTCACCCTGGGTATTGCATATTATGTATTGCAGTCTGGCAAGACCACGTCTGTCGCTGACTTTGGTCAGTTCAAGGCCATGGTCATGAACGACTACAGCCCTGCCAAGGTTGAAGCAGCCACCGGTGTTAAAGCCGATATAATGGCCGCTATCGCCAAGGACCTGTTGGCTGCCAGCAACCCCGTGGTTGTTCCCGGTGGTTCTGTTGCCGCACACGGTGCAGCGTTTGCATTGAACCTGCTGCTTGGCGGCGGTATGAAGGCATTGCCTGAATTTGGCAAGGCCGTCGGTACTGCCATGAGCCGTAGCGAAATGCTGAAAGCGGACATTTTGGAAGGTGTTTCCACCGACCTACTGTTCGTTTACGAAGCCAATCCCGCTTACGCTCTGCCTGAGCAGGTCAAGGCTGGATTCACCGTTGCATTCGACTCGGTTAACACTGAGACCACGTCTGCCGCGAATCTGGTTTTGCCGACCCCGCACTGCTATGAGCGGTTCGAGGATCTGGCATCTCCGTATGGTGTCGCAGCTGGTACGTATTCCTTGGGTGCTCCGGTTTCCAAGGCAACTCTGAATGTCAAGAATGCCGCCGACTTTATCCTCGGTTTGGCTGATCTCGGATTTGAGACCTACGAAGAAGTTCTCGAAGCCAAGGTTGAAGCCATTGGCGCAGATATGGATGAGTTGGTCGAAGGCGGCGCATTTGTCGCTGAAGGCGAGGCTCCGGTGGCCGTCAGCATGGCTGCAAGCGAATTGAGCAAGGCTGCCGTACCCGTCAAGGGTTCCGGTGCTGTGGGACTTGCTCCCTATACTTTGCTCAATGTTGGTACCGCCAATCAGGCGACTACCCCCAACGCTCCTTGCACCATCAGCAACAATCAGTTGGTCGGCGACTATTTGGTTGTCATGATGGCATCTGCCACTGCCAAACAGCTTGGCGTGGACGTTGGTACCAAGGTGAAGCTTTCCGGTGGTACCGGTGAGTGTGAAGCTTTGGTCCAGATCTTCGAAGGCGTCCTGCCCGGCGTTGTGGCCGCTCCTTTGGGAATGGGTCATACTGTCGGCGACGAGTTCTCGAAGGGTAAGGGCGATAACGTTTACAAGATCCTCACGGTGAGCTCCGAGGCCGCCGCTGGCGCCTCTACATGGGCCGGTTCCACTGTGAATGTCGCCAAAATCTAGGGGGAACCGACATGCAAACAAAAGAATTCAAAATCAAATGGGGCATGGTCATTGATATTGACAAATGCACCGGCTGCGGCGCCTGTATGGTCGGCTGCCAGGTGGAGAACAATATCGCTCCCATGACTAAGAAAGACCCCTATAATTATGTTCAGGCTTTGACCAAGGATCGCGACGACGCATCCAATAAGCTCAAGACCCTGACTTGGCTGAATGTTTACGAACTGTCCAATGGCAAAGCCTTCCCGGAACATGAGACGGCTTATTTGCCCAGGCCTTGTATGCAGTGCGGCAATCCCGCTTGTGTGCCTGTTTGCCCGGTTGTTGCCACAGAAAAGAACGAAGAGGGCGGCATTGTCTCCCAGATCTACCCCCGTTGTATCGGATGTAGGTACTGCATGGCTGCATGCCCATACCATGCCCGCTATTTTAACTGGTGGGATCCGCTTTGGCCTGAAGGCATGGACAAGGGCTTGAGCCCGGCCGTGTCTCCTCGTCCTCGTGGCGTGGTTGAGAAGTGTAACTTCTGCCACACCCGTTATATGGACGCCAAGGATAAAGCTCGCCAGAATGGCGAGGACCCGATGAATCTGCCGGATGGCGCATATGTGACCGCTTGCGCAGAAATCTGCCCGACCAAGGCTATCACCTTCGGCGATTTGAATAATCCCGAACATAAGGTGCATGAGCTCGCCAAGAGCCCCAGCGCATTCCGTTTGCTTGAGAAACTTGGCCTGGCTCCCCAGGTCTATTACATGAGCAATCGTGAATGGGTCCGTAAGCAGGGTGATAACTACAACGCCGATGGCGGCGGTCACTAGGAGGCTGAACAATGGATAGCAAACTCTTCCCGGAAGGGGTGCAGCGGTGCTCGTTTGGCAAGTTCCTTATCTGGATAGCTGTCATAATGGGCGTTTTCCTCTGGGGGCTCTATGCCGCAGTACTCGTACTGTATAATGGCATTGGCACCACCGGCCTCGATAACTACTTCGGGTT
This genomic window contains:
- a CDS encoding mannose-1-phosphate guanylyltransferase/mannose-6-phosphate isomerase, which codes for MSNIERSQVNFAHPCHAIILAGGSGTRLWPLSRNLLPKQLLVLGGKSTLLQQTVSRVLEAFDPANIWIVTNEEHVFEVRKQVGAIDTDLKGQVLAEPLGRNTLPAIMLGLDKVVDADPTALAAVFPSDHLVSDDEAWVRDLVKASFLAVDNRFVTFGVKPRKPETGYGYIALGDKLDTGVHTVDGFVEKPEYSMAEKFVQENSHYWNSGMFLFSAKHFLTQVAKCEPVLWDWWMERDTAPLVQGYREIPNISVDYGVVEKIDNIAVIRANFDWDDLGSWEAMYRLGDKDEDGNVIQGDVLAMDCKKSLLISEGGKLAVVGVSDMIMIQTRDATLTCTMERVQAVRDVVDTLKAEGSQLVESHPTVYRPWGNYIVLEEGSHYKIKRIQVNPGARLSSQMHHHRSEHWVVVDGTAEVEVNNEPRVLVENQSVDIPKASQHRLANPGKVPLNIIEIQSGPYLEEDDIVRFDDVYGRVKK
- a CDS encoding cytochrome c3 family protein codes for the protein MEERKASKRCGGALPFIIGFLATCVLGWAVIPGMFYEKEEQPIWFSHAIHVDGEGMDCESCHYFRDDGSYAGFPTNEVCAECHAVDPEEAMEAIAEEGIDPTDYEAIMKAELDAIEDNLAASDDDKRQAEREYVVKYLIQGKEVPWLNYQDQPDNVYFSHKAHAELSVADLAEMKKELSDVVDPAVFEGEAPEQNCNLCHVKDISTNDVPPAFERNILSGYSKMTMKMWKCERCHALKGQPNACYTCHK
- the qrcB gene encoding menaquinone reductase molybdopterin-binding-like subunit QrcB, which codes for MSVARRAFIQMSVGATVGILFTPTVWKALDDVSIWTQNWPWIPTLKYGEVKGTPTVSKMCESGCAVKVRTVAGEAFGVEGNMENPLSGGGVCPLCANGVQVMNSPSRIKAPMLDGEEISWEKAQEVVAEKLEAAGSNVAVISGDQTGTVNEVFSALLTDKGSDAFYTMPCDMQAADKAWSSLMGGSGQVGYDLENADVVLLAGADALESWGPTVANLKAFAANESGKFYFAGPMQTKTASVTDKWVPVPAEGMAAFTLGIAYYVLQSGKTTSVADFGQFKAMVMNDYSPAKVEAATGVKADIMAAIAKDLLAASNPVVVPGGSVAAHGAAFALNLLLGGGMKALPEFGKAVGTAMSRSEMLKADILEGVSTDLLFVYEANPAYALPEQVKAGFTVAFDSVNTETTSAANLVLPTPHCYERFEDLASPYGVAAGTYSLGAPVSKATLNVKNAADFILGLADLGFETYEEVLEAKVEAIGADMDELVEGGAFVAEGEAPVAVSMAASELSKAAVPVKGSGAVGLAPYTLLNVGTANQATTPNAPCTISNNQLVGDYLVVMMASATAKQLGVDVGTKVKLSGGTGECEALVQIFEGVLPGVVAAPLGMGHTVGDEFSKGKGDNVYKILTVSSEAAAGASTWAGSTVNVAKI
- the qrcC gene encoding menaquinone reductase iron-sulfur cluster-binding subunit QrcC; translation: MQTKEFKIKWGMVIDIDKCTGCGACMVGCQVENNIAPMTKKDPYNYVQALTKDRDDASNKLKTLTWLNVYELSNGKAFPEHETAYLPRPCMQCGNPACVPVCPVVATEKNEEGGIVSQIYPRCIGCRYCMAACPYHARYFNWWDPLWPEGMDKGLSPAVSPRPRGVVEKCNFCHTRYMDAKDKARQNGEDPMNLPDGAYVTACAEICPTKAITFGDLNNPEHKVHELAKSPSAFRLLEKLGLAPQVYYMSNREWVRKQGDNYNADGGGH